The following proteins are encoded in a genomic region of Vicia villosa cultivar HV-30 ecotype Madison, WI unplaced genomic scaffold, Vvil1.0 ctg.003335F_1_1, whole genome shotgun sequence:
- the LOC131640840 gene encoding methionine S-methyltransferase isoform X1: MGWTMPTVDDFLEQCKQSGDAAYAALRSLLDGLDNPQTRSQARIFLSHLQKRFPTKDSCDQCFQTYHFRIEDILLDQYEGYKGRNKLTMMVIPSIFLPEDWSYTFYEGINRHPDSIFKDRTVTELGCGNGWISIAMAEKWLPSKIYGLDINPRAIKVSWINLYLNALDEDGQLIYDEEKKTLLDRVEFHESDLLSYCRDNGIQLERIVGCIPQILNPNPDAMTKMITENASEEFLHSLSNYCALQGFVEDQFGLGLIARAVEEGISVIKPNGIMIFNMGGRPGQAVCKRLFERRGFRITKLWQTKIIQAGDTDIAALVEIEKNSPHRFEFFMGLSGEQPICARTAWAYGKSGGSISHALSVYSCQLRQPNQVKVIFEFLKNGFQEISSSLDLSFEDDSVADEKIPFLAYLASILKDDSHFPYEPPAGSKRFRNLIAGFLKTYHHVPLTANNIVIFPSRNAAIENALRLFSPRLAIVDEHLTRHLPRQWLTSLALEQNMGTNGSLDETITVIEAPRQSDLLIELIKKLKPQVVVTGIAIFEAVTSSAFVHLLDTTRDVGSRLFLDISEHFELSSLPGSNGVMKYLSGSPLPSHAAIICGLVKNKVYPDLEVAFVISEEESLFNALSKTVELLEGNTALISQYYYGCIFHELLAFQLACRRAPSERSSENVKSIDMIGFAKSAVSVLNNAELAIDEVENGSLIHMDVDQIFLPVPSPVKAAIFESFARQNMSESEIDVTTSIKTFVKSNYGFPTDSRTEFIYADNSKAIFNKLVLCCNKEGGTLCFPAGSNGNYVSSATFLKADIVTVPTDASVGFKFTEKALTGVLGTVKNPWVYISGPTINPTGLVYSNEEIGEILGTCARFGARVIIDTSSSGLEFDCKGWGGWDLEGCLSNLNSSIKPSFCVSLLGGLSLKMLNDVLRLGFLILNQSVLVDAFHSYPGLSKPHSTVRYATKKLLDLREQKSSILSDAIVEHTQILRSRSARLKEVLEKNGWDVLESCAGVSVVAKPSAYLKKTIKIKLSSKGEVSEGDAAKEITLDDSNIRNAILEATGLCINSGSWTGIPGYCRFNIALEENDFKKALDCILKFREVALD, translated from the exons ATGGGTTGGACGATGCCGACAGTCGATGACTTCCTGGAGCAGTGCAAACAATCCGGCGATGCTGCCTACGCCGCCCTCCGATCCTTGCTTGACGGCCTTGACAATCCCCAAACACGTTCCCAAGCTCGGATCTTCCTTTCTCATCTTCAGAAGCGATTTCCCACCAAAGACTCTTGCGATCAATGCTTTCAGACCTACCACTTTCGTATTGAAGACATTTTATTAGATCAATACGAAG GGTACAAAGGGAGAAATAAATTGACTATGATGGTGATTCCTAGCATTTTTCTCCCCGAGGACTGGTCCTATACATTTTATGAAGGGATTAATAGGCATCCGGACTCCATTTTCAAGGACAGGACTGTTACTGAGTTAGGTTGTGgaaatggatggatatccattgCCATGGCTGAGAAGTGGTTGCCTTCCAAG ATCTATGGCCTTGATATCAATCCTAGAGCGATCAAAGTTTCCTGGATAAACCTATACTTGAATGCTTTAGATGAAGATGGCCAGCTCATCTATGACGAGGAGAAGAAAACTCTGTTGGATAGGGTAGAGTTTCACGAATCTGATCTTCTTTCCTATTGCAGAGATAATGGAATTCAACTTGAAAGAATTGTAGGGTGTATTCCTCAG ATTCTTAATCCAAATCCAGACGCAATGACTAAGATGATAACAGAAAATGCAAGCGAGGAATTTCTTCATTCTTTGAGTAATTATTGTGCACTTCAG GGTTTTGTGGAGGACCAGTTTGGATTAGGCTTAATTGCTAGGGCAGTTGAAGAAGGGATATCAGTAATCAAACCAAATGGAATTATGATCTTTAATATGGGAGGCCGCCCAGGTCAAGCTGTCTGCAAACGATTGTTTGAGCGTCGGGGTTTTCGCATTACGAAACTTTGGCAAACAAAAATCATCCAG GCTGGCGACACAGATATTGCAGCCTTAGTTGAAATTGAGAAGAACAGCCCACACCgttttgagttctttatgggacTCTCTGGGGAGCAGCCTATTTGTGCACGGACAGCTTGGGCTTATGGAAAGTCTGGGGGCAGCATTTCCCATGCTTTATCAGTTTACAGTTGTCAACTTCGTCAACCTAACCAG GTTAAAGTTATATTTGAGTTTCTAAAAAATGGATTTCAAGAGATCAGCAGCTCTCTAGATTTGTCTTTTGAGGATGATTCTGTTGCTGATGAGAAAATTCCTTTCCTTGCTTATCTTGCAAGCATTCTTAAAGATGATTCCCATTTTCCATATGAGCCACCTGCCGGAAGCAAGCGCTTCCGCAATCTCATTGCTGGATTTTTGAAGACTTATCATCATGTTCCACTCACTGCCAAT AATATTGTCATTTTTCCTTCAAGGAACGCAGCTATTGAGAATGCTCTTCGCTTGTTCTCACCTCGGCTTGCAATTGTTGATGAACATCTGACTCGACACCTACCTAGGCAGTGGTTAACATCTTTGGCGCTTGAG CAGAATATGGGAACTAATGGCTCTTTAGATGAGACAATAACGGTAATTGAAGCCCCTCGGCAATCAGACTTATTGATAGAACTAATAAAGAAATTGAAGCCTCAAGTGGTGGTGACCGGAATTGCTATTTTTGAGGCTGTTACTAGCTCAGCTTTTGTGCACCTCTTAGATACAACACGAGATGTTGGATCTCGTCTTTTCTTGGACATATCAGAACACTTTGAGCTATCCAGCCTTCCGGGATCAAATGGGGTCATGAAGTATCTTTCAGGAAGTCCTCTACCCTCTCATGCGGCAATTATTTGCGGACTGGTAAAGAACAAG GTTTATCCAGATTTAGAAGTAGCTTTTGTCATTTCAGAAGAAGAGTCCCTCTTTAATGCACTGTCCAAAACTGTTGAGTTACTAGAAGGCAATACCGCATTAATCAGTCAGTACTATTATGGATGTATTTTTCACGAGCTTCTTGCTTTTCAGCTGGCCTGTCGGCGTGCACCTTCTGAG AGAAGCAGTGAAAATGTCAAATCAATTGATATGATAGGATTTGCGAAATCAGCCGTGTCCGTCCTTAATAATGCCGAGCTAGCAATTGATGAGGTGGAGAATGGTTCCCTGATCCACATGGACgttgatcaaatctttttgccTGTTCCATCTCCTGTTAAGGCTGCTATTTTTGAAAGTTTTGCTCGACAAAACATGTCTGAGTCTGAAATTGATGTCACCACAAGCATAAAAACTTTCGTCAAAAGCAACTATGGGTTTCCAACAGATAGCCGTACAGAATTTATATATGCTGACAATTCAAAAGCAATTTTCAATAAACTGGTCCTCTGCTGCAATAAAGAAGGCGGCACCCTCTGTTTTCCAGCTGGATCAAATGGGAACTATGTTTCTTCTGCTACATTTTTGAAAGCTGACATAGTGACAGTTCCAACTGATGCCAGTGTAGGTTTTAAGTTCACAGAAAAGGCACTGACTGGAGTCCTTGGCACTGTGAAAAACCCATGGGTGTATATTTCTGGACCTACAATCAATCCCACTGGCTTAGTTTATAGCAACGAGGAGATAGGAGAGATTTTGGGCACCTGTGCTAGATTTGGTGCAAGAGTTATAATTGATACGTCATCCTCTGGTTTAGAATTTGACTGTAAAGGCTGGGGTGGCTGGGATTTGGAGGGGTGTTTGTCTAATCTGAATTCTTCAATCAAGCCATCATTCTGTGTGTCCCTTCTTGGAGGACTGTCTCTTAAGATGCTCAATGATGTTCTCAGGCTTGGGTTTCTTATTCTTAACCAGTCGGTTTTGGTTGACGCATTTCATAGTTATCCGGGATTAAGTAAACCTCATAGTACTGTTAGATATGCTACAAAGAAGTTGCTGGATCTTAGAGAGCAGAAATCATCAATTCTATCGGATGCTATTGTTGAACATACACAGATTTTGAGAAGTAGGTCTGCTCGCTTGAAGGAG GTACTTGAGAAGAATGGGTGGGACGTACTTGAATCGTGTGCTGGCGTATCTGTTGTGGCCAAACCCTCCGCCTATCTCAAAAAGACTATTAAGATAAAGTTGTCATCAAAAGGTGAAGTCAGCGAAGGAGATGCTGCTAAGGAAATAACGCTCGACGACTCAAATATTAGGAATGCCATTCTCGAAGCCACTGGTTTATGCATCAATAGTGGCTCTTGGACTGGAATTCCTGGATATTGTCGGTTCAATATTGCACTTGAAGAAAATGATTTCAAGAAAGCACTGGATTGTATACTAAAATTCAGAGAAGTTGCACTAGATTAA
- the LOC131640840 gene encoding methionine S-methyltransferase isoform X2, whose translation MGWTMPTVDDFLEQCKQSGDAAYAALRSLLDGLDNPQTRSQARIFLSHLQKRFPTKDSCDQCFQTYHFRIEDILLDQYEGYKGRNKLTMMVIPSIFLPEDWSYTFYEGINRHPDSIFKDRTVTELGCGNGWISIAMAEKWLPSKIYGLDINPRAIKVSWINLYLNALDEDGQLIYDEEKKTLLDRVEFHESDLLSYCRDNGIQLERIVGCIPQILNPNPDAMTKMITENASEEFLHSLSNYCALQGFVEDQFGLGLIARAVEEGISVIKPNGIMIFNMGGRPGQAVCKRLFERRGFRITKLWQTKIIQAGDTDIAALVEIEKNSPHRFEFFMGLSGEQPICARTAWAYGKSGGSISHALSVYSCQLRQPNQVKVIFEFLKNGFQEISSSLDLSFEDDSVADEKIPFLAYLASILKDDSHFPYEPPAGSKRFRNLIAGFLKTYHHVPLTANNIVIFPSRNAAIENALRLFSPRLAIVDEHLTRHLPRQWLTSLALENMGTNGSLDETITVIEAPRQSDLLIELIKKLKPQVVVTGIAIFEAVTSSAFVHLLDTTRDVGSRLFLDISEHFELSSLPGSNGVMKYLSGSPLPSHAAIICGLVKNKVYPDLEVAFVISEEESLFNALSKTVELLEGNTALISQYYYGCIFHELLAFQLACRRAPSERSSENVKSIDMIGFAKSAVSVLNNAELAIDEVENGSLIHMDVDQIFLPVPSPVKAAIFESFARQNMSESEIDVTTSIKTFVKSNYGFPTDSRTEFIYADNSKAIFNKLVLCCNKEGGTLCFPAGSNGNYVSSATFLKADIVTVPTDASVGFKFTEKALTGVLGTVKNPWVYISGPTINPTGLVYSNEEIGEILGTCARFGARVIIDTSSSGLEFDCKGWGGWDLEGCLSNLNSSIKPSFCVSLLGGLSLKMLNDVLRLGFLILNQSVLVDAFHSYPGLSKPHSTVRYATKKLLDLREQKSSILSDAIVEHTQILRSRSARLKEVLEKNGWDVLESCAGVSVVAKPSAYLKKTIKIKLSSKGEVSEGDAAKEITLDDSNIRNAILEATGLCINSGSWTGIPGYCRFNIALEENDFKKALDCILKFREVALD comes from the exons ATGGGTTGGACGATGCCGACAGTCGATGACTTCCTGGAGCAGTGCAAACAATCCGGCGATGCTGCCTACGCCGCCCTCCGATCCTTGCTTGACGGCCTTGACAATCCCCAAACACGTTCCCAAGCTCGGATCTTCCTTTCTCATCTTCAGAAGCGATTTCCCACCAAAGACTCTTGCGATCAATGCTTTCAGACCTACCACTTTCGTATTGAAGACATTTTATTAGATCAATACGAAG GGTACAAAGGGAGAAATAAATTGACTATGATGGTGATTCCTAGCATTTTTCTCCCCGAGGACTGGTCCTATACATTTTATGAAGGGATTAATAGGCATCCGGACTCCATTTTCAAGGACAGGACTGTTACTGAGTTAGGTTGTGgaaatggatggatatccattgCCATGGCTGAGAAGTGGTTGCCTTCCAAG ATCTATGGCCTTGATATCAATCCTAGAGCGATCAAAGTTTCCTGGATAAACCTATACTTGAATGCTTTAGATGAAGATGGCCAGCTCATCTATGACGAGGAGAAGAAAACTCTGTTGGATAGGGTAGAGTTTCACGAATCTGATCTTCTTTCCTATTGCAGAGATAATGGAATTCAACTTGAAAGAATTGTAGGGTGTATTCCTCAG ATTCTTAATCCAAATCCAGACGCAATGACTAAGATGATAACAGAAAATGCAAGCGAGGAATTTCTTCATTCTTTGAGTAATTATTGTGCACTTCAG GGTTTTGTGGAGGACCAGTTTGGATTAGGCTTAATTGCTAGGGCAGTTGAAGAAGGGATATCAGTAATCAAACCAAATGGAATTATGATCTTTAATATGGGAGGCCGCCCAGGTCAAGCTGTCTGCAAACGATTGTTTGAGCGTCGGGGTTTTCGCATTACGAAACTTTGGCAAACAAAAATCATCCAG GCTGGCGACACAGATATTGCAGCCTTAGTTGAAATTGAGAAGAACAGCCCACACCgttttgagttctttatgggacTCTCTGGGGAGCAGCCTATTTGTGCACGGACAGCTTGGGCTTATGGAAAGTCTGGGGGCAGCATTTCCCATGCTTTATCAGTTTACAGTTGTCAACTTCGTCAACCTAACCAG GTTAAAGTTATATTTGAGTTTCTAAAAAATGGATTTCAAGAGATCAGCAGCTCTCTAGATTTGTCTTTTGAGGATGATTCTGTTGCTGATGAGAAAATTCCTTTCCTTGCTTATCTTGCAAGCATTCTTAAAGATGATTCCCATTTTCCATATGAGCCACCTGCCGGAAGCAAGCGCTTCCGCAATCTCATTGCTGGATTTTTGAAGACTTATCATCATGTTCCACTCACTGCCAAT AATATTGTCATTTTTCCTTCAAGGAACGCAGCTATTGAGAATGCTCTTCGCTTGTTCTCACCTCGGCTTGCAATTGTTGATGAACATCTGACTCGACACCTACCTAGGCAGTGGTTAACATCTTTGGCGCTTGAG AATATGGGAACTAATGGCTCTTTAGATGAGACAATAACGGTAATTGAAGCCCCTCGGCAATCAGACTTATTGATAGAACTAATAAAGAAATTGAAGCCTCAAGTGGTGGTGACCGGAATTGCTATTTTTGAGGCTGTTACTAGCTCAGCTTTTGTGCACCTCTTAGATACAACACGAGATGTTGGATCTCGTCTTTTCTTGGACATATCAGAACACTTTGAGCTATCCAGCCTTCCGGGATCAAATGGGGTCATGAAGTATCTTTCAGGAAGTCCTCTACCCTCTCATGCGGCAATTATTTGCGGACTGGTAAAGAACAAG GTTTATCCAGATTTAGAAGTAGCTTTTGTCATTTCAGAAGAAGAGTCCCTCTTTAATGCACTGTCCAAAACTGTTGAGTTACTAGAAGGCAATACCGCATTAATCAGTCAGTACTATTATGGATGTATTTTTCACGAGCTTCTTGCTTTTCAGCTGGCCTGTCGGCGTGCACCTTCTGAG AGAAGCAGTGAAAATGTCAAATCAATTGATATGATAGGATTTGCGAAATCAGCCGTGTCCGTCCTTAATAATGCCGAGCTAGCAATTGATGAGGTGGAGAATGGTTCCCTGATCCACATGGACgttgatcaaatctttttgccTGTTCCATCTCCTGTTAAGGCTGCTATTTTTGAAAGTTTTGCTCGACAAAACATGTCTGAGTCTGAAATTGATGTCACCACAAGCATAAAAACTTTCGTCAAAAGCAACTATGGGTTTCCAACAGATAGCCGTACAGAATTTATATATGCTGACAATTCAAAAGCAATTTTCAATAAACTGGTCCTCTGCTGCAATAAAGAAGGCGGCACCCTCTGTTTTCCAGCTGGATCAAATGGGAACTATGTTTCTTCTGCTACATTTTTGAAAGCTGACATAGTGACAGTTCCAACTGATGCCAGTGTAGGTTTTAAGTTCACAGAAAAGGCACTGACTGGAGTCCTTGGCACTGTGAAAAACCCATGGGTGTATATTTCTGGACCTACAATCAATCCCACTGGCTTAGTTTATAGCAACGAGGAGATAGGAGAGATTTTGGGCACCTGTGCTAGATTTGGTGCAAGAGTTATAATTGATACGTCATCCTCTGGTTTAGAATTTGACTGTAAAGGCTGGGGTGGCTGGGATTTGGAGGGGTGTTTGTCTAATCTGAATTCTTCAATCAAGCCATCATTCTGTGTGTCCCTTCTTGGAGGACTGTCTCTTAAGATGCTCAATGATGTTCTCAGGCTTGGGTTTCTTATTCTTAACCAGTCGGTTTTGGTTGACGCATTTCATAGTTATCCGGGATTAAGTAAACCTCATAGTACTGTTAGATATGCTACAAAGAAGTTGCTGGATCTTAGAGAGCAGAAATCATCAATTCTATCGGATGCTATTGTTGAACATACACAGATTTTGAGAAGTAGGTCTGCTCGCTTGAAGGAG GTACTTGAGAAGAATGGGTGGGACGTACTTGAATCGTGTGCTGGCGTATCTGTTGTGGCCAAACCCTCCGCCTATCTCAAAAAGACTATTAAGATAAAGTTGTCATCAAAAGGTGAAGTCAGCGAAGGAGATGCTGCTAAGGAAATAACGCTCGACGACTCAAATATTAGGAATGCCATTCTCGAAGCCACTGGTTTATGCATCAATAGTGGCTCTTGGACTGGAATTCCTGGATATTGTCGGTTCAATATTGCACTTGAAGAAAATGATTTCAAGAAAGCACTGGATTGTATACTAAAATTCAGAGAAGTTGCACTAGATTAA